Proteins from one Sarcophilus harrisii chromosome 2, mSarHar1.11, whole genome shotgun sequence genomic window:
- the LOC100919713 gene encoding dual specificity protein phosphatase 13-like isoform X1: MDSLQRQDLRRPKIHGATRVSTQNLVPYQTPTLAYLQRLLWIRRASSMSHINEVWPNLYLGDAYAARDKSKLCQLGITHIVNVAAGRFHVDTGAKFYRGMPVEYYGIEADDNPFFDLSIYFLPAARYIRTALSNQGRIFVHCAMGVSRSATLVLAYLMICENMTLVEAIQTVQTHRDICPNSGFLRQLQVLDSRLGREMGRL, translated from the exons ATGGATTCACTGCAGAGACAGGACCTGCGGAGGCCCAAGATCCATGGGGCAACCCGAGTTAGCACCCAGAATCTTGTCCCCTACCAGACACCCACTTTGGCCTACTTGCAGCGCCTGCTGTGGATTCGAAGGGCTTCCTCAATGAGCCACATCAATGAGGTCTGGCCCAACCTCTACCTGGGAGACGC ATATGCAGCCCGGGACAAGAGTAAGCTTTGTCAGCTGGGGATCACCCACATCGTGAATGTGGCTGCCGGCAGGTTCCACGTCGACACGGGCGCCAAATTCTACCGAGGGATGCCCGTGGAATACTATGGCATCGAGGCCGACGACAACCCCTTCTTCGACCTCAGCATTTACTTCCTGCCTGCAGCGAGATATATAAGAACTGCCCTCAGCAATCAAG GCCGCATATTTGTGCACTGTGCCATGGGAGTCAGCCGGTCTGCCACACTTGTCCTGGCATACCTCATGATCTGTGAAAATATGACCCTGGTGGAGGCCATTCAGACGGTGCAAACCCACCGAGATATTTGCCCAAACTCGGGTTTCCTCAGGCAGCTCCAAGTCCTGGACAGTCGGCTGGGGCGGGAGATGGGGAGGCTCTGA
- the LOC100919713 gene encoding dual specificity protein phosphatase 13-like isoform X2, giving the protein MGCPPLFSRMDSLQRQDLRRPKIHGATRVSTQNLVPYQTPTLAYLQRLLWIRRASSMSHINEVWPNLYLGDAYAARDKSKLCQLGITHIVNVAAGRFHVDTGAKFYRGMPVEYYGIEADDNPFFDLSIYFLPAARYIRTALSNQGRIFVHCAMGVSRSATLVLAYLMICENMTLVEAIQTVQTHRDICPNSGFLRQLQVLDSRLGREMGRL; this is encoded by the exons ATGGGATGCCCTCCCCTGTTTTCCAGGATGGATTCACTGCAGAGACAGGACCTGCGGAGGCCCAAGATCCATGGGGCAACCCGAGTTAGCACCCAGAATCTTGTCCCCTACCAGACACCCACTTTGGCCTACTTGCAGCGCCTGCTGTGGATTCGAAGGGCTTCCTCAATGAGCCACATCAATGAGGTCTGGCCCAACCTCTACCTGGGAGACGC ATATGCAGCCCGGGACAAGAGTAAGCTTTGTCAGCTGGGGATCACCCACATCGTGAATGTGGCTGCCGGCAGGTTCCACGTCGACACGGGCGCCAAATTCTACCGAGGGATGCCCGTGGAATACTATGGCATCGAGGCCGACGACAACCCCTTCTTCGACCTCAGCATTTACTTCCTGCCTGCAGCGAGATATATAAGAACTGCCCTCAGCAATCAAG GCCGCATATTTGTGCACTGTGCCATGGGAGTCAGCCGGTCTGCCACACTTGTCCTGGCATACCTCATGATCTGTGAAAATATGACCCTGGTGGAGGCCATTCAGACGGTGCAAACCCACCGAGATATTTGCCCAAACTCGGGTTTCCTCAGGCAGCTCCAAGTCCTGGACAGTCGGCTGGGGCGGGAGATGGGGAGGCTCTGA